A part of Paenibacillus donghaensis genomic DNA contains:
- the trmFO gene encoding FADH(2)-oxidizing methylenetetrahydrofolate--tRNA-(uracil(54)-C(5))-methyltransferase TrmFO has translation MTEIAKVTVIGAGLAGSEAAWQLASRGVPVRLYEMRPVVKTPAHHTDQFAELVCSNSLRANGLGNAVGVLKEEMRRLDSLVLGAADRHAVPAGGALAVDRDGFSGEITEKLHNHPLVEVINEELAHIPEEGIVVIATGPLTSPALSAEIKGLLGEEYFYFYDAAAPIVEKDSIDMSRVYLASRYDKGEAAYLNCPMTEGEFELFYAALISAETAALKDFEKEIYFEGCMPIEIMMKRGKQTALFGPMKPVGLVNPHTGKLPYAVVQLRQDNAAGTLYNLVGFQTHLKWGEQKRVFSLIPGLENAEYVRYGVMHRNTFINSPKLLHPTYQLKDQKRLYFAGQMTGVEGYVESAASGLIAGINAALAALGQEGLVFPEDTVLGSMPAYITSADPEHFQPMNANFGLLPKPEQRMRSKKDKNEWLAYRALDSLAAFAAAKGLAYKAPEPVEEELS, from the coding sequence TTGACTGAAATAGCTAAAGTTACAGTGATTGGCGCCGGTCTTGCCGGGAGCGAAGCTGCCTGGCAGCTTGCTTCCCGCGGGGTGCCGGTGAGATTATACGAGATGAGACCGGTGGTAAAGACACCCGCGCACCATACTGACCAATTCGCCGAGCTGGTGTGCAGCAATTCACTGCGCGCCAATGGACTGGGCAATGCGGTAGGGGTGCTGAAGGAAGAGATGCGGCGGCTGGATTCTCTGGTGCTGGGTGCGGCTGACCGCCATGCGGTGCCTGCGGGCGGTGCACTGGCGGTAGACCGTGACGGCTTCTCCGGCGAGATTACAGAGAAACTGCATAATCATCCGCTGGTTGAGGTTATAAATGAAGAATTGGCGCATATACCGGAGGAAGGGATTGTTGTGATTGCAACAGGACCTTTGACTTCGCCGGCGTTATCGGCCGAGATCAAGGGATTGCTGGGAGAAGAATATTTCTACTTCTATGATGCAGCTGCACCGATTGTAGAGAAGGACTCCATCGATATGAGCAGAGTCTATCTGGCTTCCCGCTATGATAAAGGAGAAGCCGCCTATCTCAACTGCCCGATGACGGAGGGAGAATTTGAACTTTTTTATGCTGCCCTGATTTCCGCCGAAACCGCAGCGCTCAAAGATTTCGAGAAAGAGATTTATTTCGAGGGTTGCATGCCGATCGAGATTATGATGAAGCGCGGCAAGCAGACGGCATTGTTCGGGCCCATGAAGCCTGTAGGGCTGGTGAACCCCCATACCGGCAAATTGCCTTACGCGGTTGTGCAGCTGCGTCAGGATAATGCTGCGGGCACGCTCTACAATCTGGTGGGCTTCCAGACTCACTTGAAGTGGGGAGAGCAGAAGCGTGTGTTCTCGCTGATTCCGGGTCTGGAGAATGCAGAATATGTGCGTTATGGCGTTATGCACCGTAATACTTTTATTAATTCTCCCAAGCTGCTGCATCCGACCTATCAGCTGAAGGATCAGAAGCGGCTTTATTTTGCCGGACAGATGACTGGGGTGGAAGGGTATGTGGAGTCGGCGGCTTCCGGCCTGATCGCCGGAATTAATGCTGCCCTGGCTGCTCTGGGACAGGAAGGTCTGGTGTTCCCCGAGGATACGGTACTGGGCAGCATGCCTGCATATATCACCTCCGCTGACCCTGAGCATTTCCAGCCGATGAACGCTAACTTCGGCCTGCTGCCGAAGCCGGAACAGAGAATGCGCAGCAAGAAGGATAAGAATGAATGGCTGGCTTACCGCGCGCTGGACAGCCTTGCGGCATTTGCAGCCGCCAAGGGGCTGGCTTATAAAGCCCCGGAACCGGTTGAAGAAGAACTTTCGTAG